The following is a genomic window from Vitis vinifera cultivar Pinot Noir 40024 chromosome 6, ASM3070453v1.
atagaCCCCGTAAAATAAATAGGGCAGCCCGTCCCTTTTGTCTGGAGGCCATCCTCCCAACTTATTAAAGGTGATATGAGATAAGACAGTGACAAAATTGTCAGTTACTTCCCGACACCTGGCTCTCCACAAGCAAACCCAGTGATCCAGAAATTAATTGGTACCTGGACACGTGACTACCAAACGATTCGCTCACCCACCATACCCATGGCCTCATGCCCCATATATTTCCACAAACCTAGCTCAATTTTCATAGCCACCTTCACTGTCCTACACTCACTAAGCCATGGCCATAGATACAAGCCTCTTGCTTGAGCTTGCTGCAGCAACTCTACTCTTCTTCATCACCCGCTTCTTCATTCGTTCTCTCCTTCTCAAATCTTCCCGGAAGCTCCCTCCTGGCCCCAAAGGGTGGCCGCTCGTCGGCGCTCTTCCTCTTCTAGGTAACATGCCTCATGTTGCATTAGCAAAGATGGCCAAAAGATACGGGCCTGTCATGTTCTTGAAAATGGGCACTAACAGCATGGTGGTGGCCTCAACTCCCGGGGCGGCTCGGGCTTTCCTTAAAACGCTAGACATTAATTTCTCTAACCGCCCGCCTAATGCCGGTGCGACACTCTTGGCCTATCATGCCCAAGACATGGTTTTTGCGGATTATGGGGCAAGGTGGAAGCTACTGAGAAAGCTAAGCAACTTACACATGCTTGGTGGGAAGGCTCTTGAGGACTGGTCTCAGGTCCGAGCTGTTGAGCTAGGCCACATGCTTCGAGCCATGCTTGAGTTGAGCCAGCGAGCGGAGCCGGTGGTGGTGCCGGAGATGTTAACTTTTTCCATGGCCAACATGATAGGGCAAGTGATACTAAGCCGCCGGGTGTTTGAAACAAAAGGGTCGGAGTCAAATGAGTTCAAGGACATGGTGGTGGAGCTCATGACCACTGCTGGGTACTTCAATATTGGCGATTTTATTCCGTCCATCGCATGGCTGGACATCCAAGGGATCCAGCGCGGGATGAAGCATTTACATAGGAAGTTCGACCGGTTATTAACAAAGATGATGGAGGAGCACACGGCGTCAGCCCATGAGCGGAAGGGAAACCCAGATTTTCTGGACGTAATCATGGCAAACCAAGAAAATTCTACAGGGGAGAAGCTCACTATTACCAACATTAAAGCACTCCTCCTGGTATGCATAGTTAAAGCTCgtctttaattttgttttccgATATTTTCTTTCCGGAAACAGCACTTTTATTGGTTTTAGATATGTACGTTTTTATCAGGTAGCCATTTTAGGGGCACATCACTGTTCTTTAtttttggacttttttttttctttttccacttgCATGGTTGTTTTCATATGCTCAGCTGCATGGCAcaagaaaattgtgaaaaatgatTGGTTCTCTGATCAGACCTTCTGCACCAAAACACACTTCtctctattttataaaattggttTACATGATTTTTCAACCAGCTTCCTTGAACTTGAACTTTTGCTAGGGCTAATGCAAAAAATGATGGATCTCAATTTTCAATAGCGTTTGATTACATAAATTTCAAGTATGtgaacatatttttgtttccttgGCTAGAATTTATTTACTGCAGGAACAGACACTTCATCGAGCGTAATCGAGTGGTCTCTGGCTGAGATGTTGAAAAACCCGAGCATCCTCAAGCGTGCTCACGAAGAAATGGATCAAGTGATTGGAAGGAGCCGGCGGCTCGTGGAGTCTGACTTGCCAAAACTTCCATACCTACAAGCCATATGCAAGGAAAGCTTCCGGAAGCACCCATCCACCCCATTGAACCTTCCTCGTGTCTCAACCCAAGCATGTGAAGTGAACGGCTACTACATCCCAGAGAACACTAGACTTAGCGTGAACATATGGTGAGAAAGATTAGATGGATAAAAGACCTTGATTTGCTTTTAGTGGAATTTTCAAAAGGAAATATGATTAGGGGAATAGACTACTTTCAACTAAAAAGTTATAACAATGTGGATGGTAGGAACTTAAAACATCACCCATATATCAAAGGAGTGTAGAATATCAAAGGAGTGTAGAatgagaggtttttttttttacttatacaataataaatttttctGCAAGAGTTTTTTTTAGGTACAAAAACTTATGacttaaaaaccattattacGATGAGttaattaaaatagaattaatttagaaaatataaataaaattgcatGAATTATTATCATGAGTTAACTTAATAAGAATTAATAGTAATAAAGTTGAATGAagttgtggaccctgcattttggTTCATGTGTTTTTCATTCgttggcgagctcgatttttatttaaaaaatgatttttattcattaaaaatctaacttagaatcgccacttatttttgttttatttttaaaggggtaaacaaaataataaaaaaaaccctaagtgtgacttcttattttagaaaaatcggtttgtgaaaaatcggatcgggctcagggatcaggttacttatcgatAAGATACGGTACGAACTGTAGCACCTCTCTAAGTccttaaagtcgggtctctactaccTGTATCTGCTCCCCCAACGTGATTGTTCTGTGCGTTATCTCTCTCTCCCATATAACCATTCGCTCCTGCTCACTCCTCCTTCGTGTagccttctttttctttttcttttttttttttcttccttcttcacTCAACCTCCTCTGTTTTAGTCTCTCCCGCAAGCCACGGACCTGCTCCAGTGTCCTTGGAGCATGTCATCAGCATCTACGCACGTTCATGGCCTCGGTCAACCTTACAGCTACATGTTCTAAGTTGCTTCCCCAGCAAACAGGGGTCCCCTCctcgtttaaaaaaaaaatatgacagCTCACCTAAACCTTTCCCTTCAAGAAGCTGCCACCTATCCAGGGGTCTACAGAAGTGAATTTTGAATGGTAGATATTATTGATGAtaagattttttaataataaaaatattatttgggtATGAAAAATAGGACAAAATTGACCTTTCTTTATGTTACTGGTTAAATGGATAATAGGGATAATCAAGTAATTACATGTGGTGAGGTTACCTAAGCTAATTCTGTACTTACCAGCTAGCCCAAAAGCTAAGAAAAATCTCCATCCTCCATTCATGGctcccttttcttttccctatttttagaaaattcaacCAGTTTTGGTAAATCAATCTTACAACGTCCTTTCAGTCCACCAGATGTCCCTTTGATTTTCGTCTTATTTTCTgattcctcttctttttctctcgtttcttccttcaaaatccatccctcatctctctcacaatTTTCTCTTTACCTTCTTCTCTTCCTTCcagtttcctttttattttatttttcatgcagACAGAATCCCCTTACTTtcctttgtttctctctttaaaaaattctgattttgccctaaaaaaaattgatttttctctttaaatattttaattttcctccTCCAAATTCTGATTTGCCTTTCTAAAATTTCAGATCTTCCCAACCCAAATTAAATTCCGATTTCCCCCGGTAAAATTCTGGATTTTCTCATCCAAGAtagtcaattttttattttttttcaaaagacatTATGGgtgtattttgaaaaattgaaaaggtAATCATGCATGGCCATGTgaggagagaagaaaaagtAAAGTAGATAAGTTGGCAGACAGCATTGATGGGAGAATAAAAGttcaaaaatcaataaaataatattagaataaaataaagaaaagaaatagtgagtaaaaagaatgtAACATTCGTAATCtaagacatatatatatatatatatatatatgtggggaaatttaatttataaaggaaaattgGGTTTTAATTCACTAATttaagtgaataaaaaaaaagaactctaaattataaattaattttattttcatcaatttaaaaatattttacaatatatatacttttttataactcaaataattatttcttgaaataatatttttacttgttATGTTAATAAcaccaattaataaataaaaactataaaatataaaatataaaaataaaatattaattttcattagtTAAACACATGTTGGTAGAAAATATAGATATCCAAAAAGAGTTGGAAATACAACAAgaatcaatatttatttttaaaattttaagttttttttaattgtatttactttttatatattttagctttaattgtattttttatttgatggtTGATTTTaactaacaaatttttttattcaattttattgaaaaataagaagatgggctttatataatatagaatataaaatcattattatttaaaggataaaaaaaaattttatttatcacgatttgaataattttttcacaatgatttgcatcttataataaaaaatttataatatatttatttgtactatacttttatcaaattaaattgatcaattaattttggattatttatttaatattatcaagtaaaatggtatttagaaaataattatttgagttataaaaaagtatatgtattttaaaatattttttaaattgatgaagataaaattgatttataaaaattaaagttttttttttttaaattagtgaataaaacccccattttttttttaactttataatgTAGCCATGGGATTTTATAACATAAGCAAATTTTAcgtgaaagaggaaaaaaatcaacttttcaatttccaataattattattattattagaaatatttgattaaaaaagatgaaataatcccCAAAATCGGAAATCTAACCCTTCCTATGCTTTTTCTAAAAAagtaatccatttttttttacataaataccaTTTTCTATTTCAAGTATCCAATTTGGCTGATTCTTAATTAGTTGGCATCATTACTATTCTGTAATTAGTTAGAATAGTATTAGGAGTTGAAGGTCAGTTGGAATACAGGCTTATGGAAACAAATCTATCCCATTAGTTggttcttattatttttattattttcaatataggAGATGGGCAGCCGCGCCCTTTTGTCTGGGGGCCATCCTCCCAACTTATTAAAGGTGATATGAGATTAAGATTTTAACACTTCTCCTACCATCGTCATGACCTGGCTCTCCACAAGCACACCCAGTGCTGACACGTGACTAACAAACCTTCGCTCATCTACCAAACCCATGGCCTCATGCCTTATATATTTCCACAAACCTAGCTCAATTTTCATAGCCACCTTCACTATCCTATACTCACTAAGCCATGGCCATAGATACAAGCCTCTTGCTTGAGTTTGCTGCAGCAACTCTACTCTTCTTCATCACCCGCTTCTTCATTCGTTCTCTCCTTCCCAAACCTTCCCGGAAGCTCCCCCCTGGCCCCAGAGGGTGGCCGCTCCTCGGCGCTCTTCCTCTTCTAGGTAACATGCCTCATGTTGCATTAGCAAAGATGGCCAAAAGATACGGGCCTGTCATGTTCTTGAAAATGGGCACTAACAGCATGGTGGTGGCCTCAACTCCCGAGGCGGCTCGGGCTTTCCTTAAAACGCTAGACATTAATTTCTCTAACCGCCCGCCTAATGCCGGTGCCACACTCTTGGCCTATCATGCCCAAGACATGGTTTTTGCGGATTATGGGGCAAGGTGGAAGCTACTGAGAAAGCTAAGCAACTTACACATGCTTGGTGGGAAGGCTCTTGAGGACTGGTCTCAGGTCCGAGCTGTTGAGCTAGGCCACATGCTTCGAGCCATGCTTGAGTTGTGCCAGCGAGCGGAGCCGGTGGTGGTGCCGGAGATGTTAACTTTTTCCATGGCCAACATGATAGGTCAAGTGATTCTAAGCCGCCGGGTGTTTGAAACAAAAGGGTCGGAGTCAAATGAGTTCAAGGACATGGTGGTGGAGCTCATGACCAGTGCTGGGTACTTCAATATTGGCGATTTTATTCCGTCCATCGCATGGCTGGACATCCAAGGGATCCAGCGCGGGATGGAGCATTTACATAGGAAGTTCGACTGGTTATTAACAAAGATGATGGAGGAGCACACGGCGTCAGCCCATGAGCGGAAGGGAAACCCAGATTTTCTGGACGTAATCATGGCAAACCAGGAAAATTCTACAGGGGAGAAGCTCACTATTACCAACATTAAAGCACTCCTCCTGGTATGCATAGTTAAAGCTCgtctttaattttgttttccgATATTTTCTTTCCGGAAACAGCACTTTTATTGCTTTTAGATATGTATGTTTTTATCAGGTAGCCATTTTAGGGGCACATCACTGTtctttatttggattttttttctctttttccactTGCATGATTGTTTTCATATGCTCAGCTGCATGGTACaggaaaattgtgaaaaatgatTGGTTCTCTGATCAGACCTTCTGCACCAAGACACACTTCtctctattttataaaatcaagaaCATTTATGGTTTACATGATTTTTCGAACTTGAACTTTTGCTAGGGCTAATGCATGGATCTCAATTTTCAATTGCTTTTGATTACATAAATTTCAAGTATGTCAccatatttttgtttccttgGCTAGAATTTATTTACTGCAGGAACAGACACTTCATCAAGCGTAATCGAGTGGTCTCTGGCTGAGATGTTGAAAAACCCGAGCATCCTCAAGCGTGCTCACGAAGAAATGGATAAAGTGATTGGAAGGAGCCGGCGGCTCGTGGAGTCTGA
Proteins encoded in this region:
- the LOC104877273 gene encoding flavonoid 3',5'-hydroxylase 2 — translated: MAIDTSLLLEFAAATLLFFITRFFIRSLLPKPSRKLPPGPRGWPLLGALPLLGNMPHVALAKMAKRYGPVMFLKMGTNSMVVASTPEAARAFLKTLDINFSNRPPNAGATLLAYHAQDMVFADYGARWKLLRKLSNLHMLGGKALEDWSQVRAVELGHMLRAMLELCQRAEPVVVPEMLTFSMANMIGQVILSRRVFETKGSESNEFKDMVVELMTSAGYFNIGDFIPSIAWLDIQGIQRGMEHLHRKFDWLLTKMMEEHTASAHERKGNPDFLDVIMANQENSTGEKLTITNIKALLLNLFTAGTDTSSSVIEWSLAEMLKNPSILKRAHEEMDKVIGRSRRLVESDLPKLPYLQAICKESFRKHPSTPLNLPRVSTQACEVNGYYIPENTRLSVNIWAIGRDPDVWESPEEFRPERFLSGRNEKIDPRGNDFELIPFGAGRRICAGTRMGIVLVEYILGTLVHSFDWKMPDGVEINMDEAFGLALQKAVSLSAMVTPRLHQSAYAV
- the LOC132253951 gene encoding flavonoid 3',5'-hydroxylase 2-like, producing the protein MAIDTSLLLELAAATLLFFITRFFIRSLLLKSSRKLPPGPKGWPLVGALPLLGNMPHVALAKMAKRYGPVMFLKMGTNSMVVASTPGAARAFLKTLDINFSNRPPNAGATLLAYHAQDMVFADYGARWKLLRKLSNLHMLGGKALEDWSQVRAVELGHMLRAMLELSQRAEPVVVPEMLTFSMANMIGQVILSRRVFETKGSESNEFKDMVVELMTTAGYFNIGDFIPSIAWLDIQGIQRGMKHLHRKFDRLLTKMMEEHTASAHERKGNPDFLDVIMANQENSTGEKLTITNIKALLLNLFTAGTDTSSSVIEWSLAEMLKNPSILKRAHEEMDQVIGRSRRLVESDLPKLPYLQAICKESFRKHPSTPLNLPRVSTQACEVNGYYIPENTRLSVNIW